In Cotesia glomerata isolate CgM1 linkage group LG1, MPM_Cglom_v2.3, whole genome shotgun sequence, one genomic interval encodes:
- the LOC123265429 gene encoding putative epidermal cell surface receptor isoform X2 yields the protein MNIQRKCILLLIFIISTTITTVLCKFKQKNEFIQDEKIGNLHRRRIRTIKDETSNHSNNGQDKIPGVISLDEMTPLQQNNFTGNNLSEIISTTNLTGKLLQLKQTYDKNNAKDIINNLNGTSTISMPIFETLVTNFSRARALDIPSSSLEPTNSLSANLTDLSDVSMDENDKQIEGGEYILHNNETNFKISPIIFSREQKCIEPNNKTYQVGEIIIRGCSEKCICGKNGTVDDCQPIYCENPLVKAIGKSQDPFCHKQKIHDNECCAILVCSSINNNNNNNNNNNNPNYQSTGTCNFIGNDNVNKTIDIGQHIEDGCTRICTCETGGILNCKPRCPLLNANNYNDNDNDDDEKKNKSNLQNSDNNDRCVKLEDPRDSCCTITYCDVSIGEHELMASTDATPSATTIKSLKNKTDEILTNIYMNNDQIKILNSTAIKILLPTELININKTIVEVSKNNYIWKRKNFNKEGIIANLEPSSVYYIRIKTQDKNNKTISTISVVTLPSSSSLPQINILKNKITNNSTTIKIDSKDSCSYRGKLYQIGSEWYDECINFCVCEKGPKTQCVTIECPTDFGLDVLDPNCLDWETVPFNFVPKAPQCCPEEVRCRNNGSCNYEGVVYDNWNEIPNNITGCDKRCYCEMGNISCQPACPPVPALPPDTLSCSSNQAILTKLPDDECCLHWICGSQVNNNENYNTFMPETNSTVFVDETVSSIGSLMSGNNVANGMKKNWQSFITADENYKKINQNNKTIPLSNLTSTKDIFNKKNNNNNDNSHNNSDIVNNFSFVDSTTKPIISSYNGPYNPNYKLSGSSASIDVNSNNDNNNNNNVKDKFFKSKLNEAKKIIDPTKSSYHNNKVTTQSFPGPLSPDRLPSSLASKDYFSITINPMVVINNSNNIDNKTQFYQNNGDKISSSNKFNKNKFINIDGFNKQVTVPSTGDNYSSLLESSTKSEIPSIPSINFDKIKFDKNKFSPSDKLNHLTNFNYPELSQDTKQHYDTSLSSSLLPQQEINKNDKFLKPEIKAQKNENGEITSYHIHTPHIPSSPQQIEELLAHITQHDSHVNSFHIYPTTSSSSPPLSLPSSSSSSLSSLLTNLNHPFVGIGGPIKSDLPDTSSGHIYSSLGFPLHGDGVAASEYLNKVSGQLSSSFNNEIIIKSLDAIDDSTIRILFTVPSVLVGLFGRVELRYTNEIMNSDLSTWKSQIFIPPNDLIATPQLEFELDGLEPSTEYKLKVTVILRNDQINNNNNNNNNPTSKIYSVKTLDRYTDNKNKHTLIKGTTESTKIMTTEISSPPQIFIDAGLKVIETNFSWIKVEWKKFTEFEIKFIDGIQLRYKEYDSKVYTTTPLIHRAVTSWIIEGLKPATTYQIGISIIPFPGQTTELYSEKTIQITTSIEPDPYSFDVKVEIKMIKSQEIELSWSGVPYPEDKYVNIYRAIYQSDSGKGDTSTFKIAKRDSPAKTIISDLKPGTRYRLWLEIYLTNGKIKKSNVQDFITKPGIDLLHTASTGNIYQSGKYGITASAAAVSIPSSHQENNNNNNHNSKIINNNLNNINDNNNNNNNNYYGPLVIVAIVASLAILSTLILLMMLMKRRSSNKAEISSSRKTTASAAYDNPSYKVEIQQETMDL from the exons ccAATAATGGTCAAGATAAAATTCCTGGAGTTATATCACTTGACGAGATGACACCTTTACAACAGAATAATTTTACGGGAAATAATTTATCCGAAATAATATCAACAACAAATTTAACAGGAAAATTATTACAACTAAAACAA acatacgataaaaataatg CAAaggatattataaataatttaaatggtaCATCAACAATATCAATGCCAATTTTTGAAACACTAGTAACAAACTTTTCACGTGCTCGTGCACTTGACATACCATCATCTTCTTTAGAACCAACTAATTCATTAAGTGCCAATTTAACAGATCTAAGCGATGTCAGCATGGATGAAAATGACAAACAAATTGAAG GTGGAGAGTATATTTTACATAACAAtgaaactaattttaaaatttcaccaataatattttcaagagAACAAAAATGCATTGAACCAAACAATAAAACATATCAGGTTGgcgaaataattattagaggaTGCTCAGAAAAGTGTATTTGTGGTAAAAATGGTACTGTTGATGATTGTCAACCAATTTACTGTGAAAATCCTTTGGTTAAAGCCATTGGTAAAAGTCAAGATCCTTTTTgtcataaacaaaaaattcatgataATGAATGTTGTGCAATTTTAGTTTGTTcttctattaataataataataacaacaacaacaacaacaacaatccCA ATTATCAGTCAACAGgtacttgtaattttattggtaATGACAAcgttaataaaacaattgataTTGGACAGCATATAGAAGACGGTTGTACCAGGATATGTACTTGTGAAACTGGTGGCATATTAAATTGTAAACCCAGATGTCCATTATTAAATGCTAATAATTACAATGACAATGACAATGATGACGatgaaaaaaagaataaatcaaatttacaaaatagTGACAATAATGACCGATGTGTAAAGCTTGAAGATCCtag AGATTCTTGTTGTACTATTACTTACTGCGATGTAAGTATTGGTGAGCACGAGCTAATGGCTTCAACAGACGCTACACCCTCAGCTACAAccattaaatcattaaaaaacaaaactgacgaaattttaacaaatatttatatgaataatgaccagattaaaattttaaattcaacagcaataaaaattttattaccaacagaattaattaatattaacaaaactATAGTtgaagtatctaaaaataattacatatggaaacgaaaaaattttaataaag aAGGTATAATAGCTAATTTAGAACCTTCATCAGTTTACTACATTCGAATAAAAACACAAGACAAAAACAACAAGACAATATCAACAATTAGTGTAGTAACATTACCATCATCTTCATCATTACCACAAATTAacatattgaaaaataaaattacaaacaatTCAACTACTATAAAAATAGATAGTAAAGATTCATGTAGCTATAGGGGTAAATTATATCAAATTGGTTCTGAATGGTATGATGagtgtattaatttttgtgtttGCGAAAAAGGCCCAAAAACACAATGCGTCACAATAGAATGTCCCACTGATTTTGGCTTAGATGTTTTAGACCCTAATTGCTTAGACTGGGAAACTGTACCATTTAATTTTGTTCCCAAAGCACCTCAATGTTGTCCCGAA gaaGTAAGATGTCGCAATAATGGATCTTGTAATTACGAAGGCGTAGTTTATGACAATTGGAATGAAATTCCAAATAATATCACTGGTTGCGATAAAAGATGTTATTGTGAAATGGGAAATATTTCGTGTCAACCAGCATGTCCTCCGGTTCCAGCTCTACCACCCGATACTTTATCATGTTCTTCAAATCAAGCTATACTCACTAAATTACCAGATGATGAGTGTTGCTTACATTGGATTTGCGGCAGCCAAGTCAACAAtaacgaaaattataatacttttATGCCAG AAACTAATAGTACGGTATTTGTAGATGAAACAGTATCTTCAATTGGTTCCCTAATGAGCGGCAATAATGTTGCGAAtggcatgaaaaaaaattggcaatCTTTTATAACTGCcgatgaaaattataaaaaaataaatcaaaataataaaactatacCATTATCAAACTTAACTTCAACAAAAGACATatttaacaagaaaaataataacaataatgataatagtcATAATAACTCcgatattgttaataattttagttttgtCGATAGTACTACAAAACCAATTATATCCAGTTACAATGGTCCTTATAAtccaaattataaattatctggATCATCAGCTAGCATTGACGTTAACagtaataatgacaataataataataataatgtcaaagataaattttttaagtctaaattgaatgaagcaaaaaaaataattgacccAACAAAGTCTTCTTATCACAACAATAAAGTTACAACTCAATCATTTCCAGGCCCTTTGTCACCCGATAGACTTCCTTCATCATTGGCatcaaaagattatttttctattactATTAATCCTATggtagtaattaataatagcaataatatcgataataaaacacaattttatcaaaataacggagataaaatttcttcttcaaataaatttaataaaaataaatttatcaacattGATGGTTTTAATAAACAAGTTACAGTGCCATCAACTGGAGATAATTATTCATCACTATTAGAGTCATCTACTAAATCAGAAATACCATCAATACCATCAATAAAtttcgataaaataaaatttgataaaaataaattttcaccatcagataaattaaatcacctgacaaattttaattatccaGAATTATCCCAAGATACAAAACAACATTATGATACATCACTGTCGTCATCATTACTTCCACaacaagaaataaataaaaatgataaatttttaaaaccggAAATAAAagcacaaaaaaatgaaaatggtGAAATAACCAGCTATCATATTCATACTCCACATATACCGAGCTCACCTCAACAAATTGAGGAATTACTTGCCCATATAACTCAACATGATTCTCATGTTAATTCTTTCCATATTTATCCAAcaacatcatcatcatcaccgcCCTTATCATTAccatcatcatcttcatcatcattGTCATCTCTATTGACGAATTTAAATCATCCGTTTGTTGGCATTGGGGGACCTATTAAATCAG aTTTACCAGACACGTCATCAGGACATATTTACTCTTCTCTCGGTTTTCCATTACACGGTGATGGTGTTGCAGCtagtgaatatttaaataaagtttctGGACAATTATCATCCtcatttaataatgaaataattataaaatctttGGATGCAATTGATGATTCAACAATAAGAATACTATTTACAGTACCATCTGTTCTAGTTGGACTTTTTGGGCGTGTTGAACTACGTTACACAAATGaaataat gAATTCGGATCTATCGACATGGAaatcacaaatatttataCCTCCAAATGATTTGATTGCAACACCACAATTGGAATTTGAACTTGATGGTCTAGAACCTTCAAccgaatataaattaaaagtaactGTTATTCTTCGAaacgatcaaataaataataataataataataataataatccaacCAGCAAAATTTATAGTGTTAAAACACTTGATCGTTATacagataataaaaataaacacacATTGATTAAGGGAACAACAGAATCAACAAAAATTATGACTACAGAAATTTCTTCACCAcctcaaatttttattgacgcTGGTCTTAAAGTTATTGAAACAAATTTTAGCTGGATTAAAGTTGAATGGAAgaaatttacagaatttgaaattaaatttatcgatGGTATACAATTGAGATACAAAGAATATGATAGCAAAGTTTATACGACAACACCACTAATTCATCGTGCTGTTACAAGCTGGATAATTGAGGGATTAAAACCAGCTACTACATATCAAATTGGTATATCAATTATTCCTTTTCCTGGTCAAACAACTGAACTTTACAGTGAAAAAACG atTCAAATTACGACATCTATTGAGCCTGATCCTTATTCTTTTGACGTtaaagttgaaataaaaatgattaaatcaCAGGAAATTGAATTATCATGGAGTGGAGTACCATATCCCGAAGATAAATATGTTAACATATACCGTGCAATTTATCAAAGTGATAGTGGAAAGGGTGATACTAGTACTTTTAAAATAGCTAAAAGAGATTCTCCAGCTAAAACTATAATAAGTGATTTAAAGCCTGGAACAAGATATAGATTGTGGCTTGAAATTTACTTAACTAAtggaaaaataaagaaaagtaaTGTTCAAGATTTTATAACTAAGCCAGGTATTGATTTATTACATACCGCAAGCACTggtaatatttatcaatcgGGTAAATACGGTATCACTGCCTCAGCAGCAGCTGTATCAATTCCATCATCacaccaagaaaataataataataataatcacaatagtaaaattattaataacaatctTAACAacattaatgataataataataataataataataattattacggGCCTCTAGTCATTGTTGCTATTGTTGCTTCTCTTGCTATACTCTCAACATTGATATTACTTATGATGCTTATGAAGAGAAGATCAAGTAATAAAGCTGAAATTTCGTCTTCTCGTAAAACAACTGCATCTGCAGCATATGATAATCCATCCTACAAAGTAGAAATACAACAGGAAACTATGG atttgtaa
- the LOC123265429 gene encoding putative epidermal cell surface receptor isoform X1, with translation MNIQRKCILLLIFIISTTITTVLCKFKQKNEFIQDEKIGNLHRRRIRTIKDETSNHSNNGQDKIPGVISLDEMTPLQQNNFTGNNLSEIISTTNLTGKLLQLKQIHYNEKINYTINNSSSIIYDEDYKKNETYDKNNAKDIINNLNGTSTISMPIFETLVTNFSRARALDIPSSSLEPTNSLSANLTDLSDVSMDENDKQIEGGEYILHNNETNFKISPIIFSREQKCIEPNNKTYQVGEIIIRGCSEKCICGKNGTVDDCQPIYCENPLVKAIGKSQDPFCHKQKIHDNECCAILVCSSINNNNNNNNNNNNPNYQSTGTCNFIGNDNVNKTIDIGQHIEDGCTRICTCETGGILNCKPRCPLLNANNYNDNDNDDDEKKNKSNLQNSDNNDRCVKLEDPRDSCCTITYCDVSIGEHELMASTDATPSATTIKSLKNKTDEILTNIYMNNDQIKILNSTAIKILLPTELININKTIVEVSKNNYIWKRKNFNKEGIIANLEPSSVYYIRIKTQDKNNKTISTISVVTLPSSSSLPQINILKNKITNNSTTIKIDSKDSCSYRGKLYQIGSEWYDECINFCVCEKGPKTQCVTIECPTDFGLDVLDPNCLDWETVPFNFVPKAPQCCPEEVRCRNNGSCNYEGVVYDNWNEIPNNITGCDKRCYCEMGNISCQPACPPVPALPPDTLSCSSNQAILTKLPDDECCLHWICGSQVNNNENYNTFMPETNSTVFVDETVSSIGSLMSGNNVANGMKKNWQSFITADENYKKINQNNKTIPLSNLTSTKDIFNKKNNNNNDNSHNNSDIVNNFSFVDSTTKPIISSYNGPYNPNYKLSGSSASIDVNSNNDNNNNNNVKDKFFKSKLNEAKKIIDPTKSSYHNNKVTTQSFPGPLSPDRLPSSLASKDYFSITINPMVVINNSNNIDNKTQFYQNNGDKISSSNKFNKNKFINIDGFNKQVTVPSTGDNYSSLLESSTKSEIPSIPSINFDKIKFDKNKFSPSDKLNHLTNFNYPELSQDTKQHYDTSLSSSLLPQQEINKNDKFLKPEIKAQKNENGEITSYHIHTPHIPSSPQQIEELLAHITQHDSHVNSFHIYPTTSSSSPPLSLPSSSSSSLSSLLTNLNHPFVGIGGPIKSDLPDTSSGHIYSSLGFPLHGDGVAASEYLNKVSGQLSSSFNNEIIIKSLDAIDDSTIRILFTVPSVLVGLFGRVELRYTNEIMNSDLSTWKSQIFIPPNDLIATPQLEFELDGLEPSTEYKLKVTVILRNDQINNNNNNNNNPTSKIYSVKTLDRYTDNKNKHTLIKGTTESTKIMTTEISSPPQIFIDAGLKVIETNFSWIKVEWKKFTEFEIKFIDGIQLRYKEYDSKVYTTTPLIHRAVTSWIIEGLKPATTYQIGISIIPFPGQTTELYSEKTIQITTSIEPDPYSFDVKVEIKMIKSQEIELSWSGVPYPEDKYVNIYRAIYQSDSGKGDTSTFKIAKRDSPAKTIISDLKPGTRYRLWLEIYLTNGKIKKSNVQDFITKPGIDLLHTASTGNIYQSGKYGITASAAAVSIPSSHQENNNNNNHNSKIINNNLNNINDNNNNNNNNYYGPLVIVAIVASLAILSTLILLMMLMKRRSSNKAEISSSRKTTASAAYDNPSYKVEIQQETMDL, from the exons ccAATAATGGTCAAGATAAAATTCCTGGAGTTATATCACTTGACGAGATGACACCTTTACAACAGAATAATTTTACGGGAAATAATTTATCCGAAATAATATCAACAACAAATTTAACAGGAAAATTATTACAACTAAAACAAATTCACTAcaacgaaaaaattaattatacaatcAATAATAGTAGCAGTATAATATATGAtgaagattataaaaaaaatgaaacatacgataaaaataatg CAAaggatattataaataatttaaatggtaCATCAACAATATCAATGCCAATTTTTGAAACACTAGTAACAAACTTTTCACGTGCTCGTGCACTTGACATACCATCATCTTCTTTAGAACCAACTAATTCATTAAGTGCCAATTTAACAGATCTAAGCGATGTCAGCATGGATGAAAATGACAAACAAATTGAAG GTGGAGAGTATATTTTACATAACAAtgaaactaattttaaaatttcaccaataatattttcaagagAACAAAAATGCATTGAACCAAACAATAAAACATATCAGGTTGgcgaaataattattagaggaTGCTCAGAAAAGTGTATTTGTGGTAAAAATGGTACTGTTGATGATTGTCAACCAATTTACTGTGAAAATCCTTTGGTTAAAGCCATTGGTAAAAGTCAAGATCCTTTTTgtcataaacaaaaaattcatgataATGAATGTTGTGCAATTTTAGTTTGTTcttctattaataataataataacaacaacaacaacaacaacaatccCA ATTATCAGTCAACAGgtacttgtaattttattggtaATGACAAcgttaataaaacaattgataTTGGACAGCATATAGAAGACGGTTGTACCAGGATATGTACTTGTGAAACTGGTGGCATATTAAATTGTAAACCCAGATGTCCATTATTAAATGCTAATAATTACAATGACAATGACAATGATGACGatgaaaaaaagaataaatcaaatttacaaaatagTGACAATAATGACCGATGTGTAAAGCTTGAAGATCCtag AGATTCTTGTTGTACTATTACTTACTGCGATGTAAGTATTGGTGAGCACGAGCTAATGGCTTCAACAGACGCTACACCCTCAGCTACAAccattaaatcattaaaaaacaaaactgacgaaattttaacaaatatttatatgaataatgaccagattaaaattttaaattcaacagcaataaaaattttattaccaacagaattaattaatattaacaaaactATAGTtgaagtatctaaaaataattacatatggaaacgaaaaaattttaataaag aAGGTATAATAGCTAATTTAGAACCTTCATCAGTTTACTACATTCGAATAAAAACACAAGACAAAAACAACAAGACAATATCAACAATTAGTGTAGTAACATTACCATCATCTTCATCATTACCACAAATTAacatattgaaaaataaaattacaaacaatTCAACTACTATAAAAATAGATAGTAAAGATTCATGTAGCTATAGGGGTAAATTATATCAAATTGGTTCTGAATGGTATGATGagtgtattaatttttgtgtttGCGAAAAAGGCCCAAAAACACAATGCGTCACAATAGAATGTCCCACTGATTTTGGCTTAGATGTTTTAGACCCTAATTGCTTAGACTGGGAAACTGTACCATTTAATTTTGTTCCCAAAGCACCTCAATGTTGTCCCGAA gaaGTAAGATGTCGCAATAATGGATCTTGTAATTACGAAGGCGTAGTTTATGACAATTGGAATGAAATTCCAAATAATATCACTGGTTGCGATAAAAGATGTTATTGTGAAATGGGAAATATTTCGTGTCAACCAGCATGTCCTCCGGTTCCAGCTCTACCACCCGATACTTTATCATGTTCTTCAAATCAAGCTATACTCACTAAATTACCAGATGATGAGTGTTGCTTACATTGGATTTGCGGCAGCCAAGTCAACAAtaacgaaaattataatacttttATGCCAG AAACTAATAGTACGGTATTTGTAGATGAAACAGTATCTTCAATTGGTTCCCTAATGAGCGGCAATAATGTTGCGAAtggcatgaaaaaaaattggcaatCTTTTATAACTGCcgatgaaaattataaaaaaataaatcaaaataataaaactatacCATTATCAAACTTAACTTCAACAAAAGACATatttaacaagaaaaataataacaataatgataatagtcATAATAACTCcgatattgttaataattttagttttgtCGATAGTACTACAAAACCAATTATATCCAGTTACAATGGTCCTTATAAtccaaattataaattatctggATCATCAGCTAGCATTGACGTTAACagtaataatgacaataataataataataatgtcaaagataaattttttaagtctaaattgaatgaagcaaaaaaaataattgacccAACAAAGTCTTCTTATCACAACAATAAAGTTACAACTCAATCATTTCCAGGCCCTTTGTCACCCGATAGACTTCCTTCATCATTGGCatcaaaagattatttttctattactATTAATCCTATggtagtaattaataatagcaataatatcgataataaaacacaattttatcaaaataacggagataaaatttcttcttcaaataaatttaataaaaataaatttatcaacattGATGGTTTTAATAAACAAGTTACAGTGCCATCAACTGGAGATAATTATTCATCACTATTAGAGTCATCTACTAAATCAGAAATACCATCAATACCATCAATAAAtttcgataaaataaaatttgataaaaataaattttcaccatcagataaattaaatcacctgacaaattttaattatccaGAATTATCCCAAGATACAAAACAACATTATGATACATCACTGTCGTCATCATTACTTCCACaacaagaaataaataaaaatgataaatttttaaaaccggAAATAAAagcacaaaaaaatgaaaatggtGAAATAACCAGCTATCATATTCATACTCCACATATACCGAGCTCACCTCAACAAATTGAGGAATTACTTGCCCATATAACTCAACATGATTCTCATGTTAATTCTTTCCATATTTATCCAAcaacatcatcatcatcaccgcCCTTATCATTAccatcatcatcttcatcatcattGTCATCTCTATTGACGAATTTAAATCATCCGTTTGTTGGCATTGGGGGACCTATTAAATCAG aTTTACCAGACACGTCATCAGGACATATTTACTCTTCTCTCGGTTTTCCATTACACGGTGATGGTGTTGCAGCtagtgaatatttaaataaagtttctGGACAATTATCATCCtcatttaataatgaaataattataaaatctttGGATGCAATTGATGATTCAACAATAAGAATACTATTTACAGTACCATCTGTTCTAGTTGGACTTTTTGGGCGTGTTGAACTACGTTACACAAATGaaataat gAATTCGGATCTATCGACATGGAaatcacaaatatttataCCTCCAAATGATTTGATTGCAACACCACAATTGGAATTTGAACTTGATGGTCTAGAACCTTCAAccgaatataaattaaaagtaactGTTATTCTTCGAaacgatcaaataaataataataataataataataataatccaacCAGCAAAATTTATAGTGTTAAAACACTTGATCGTTATacagataataaaaataaacacacATTGATTAAGGGAACAACAGAATCAACAAAAATTATGACTACAGAAATTTCTTCACCAcctcaaatttttattgacgcTGGTCTTAAAGTTATTGAAACAAATTTTAGCTGGATTAAAGTTGAATGGAAgaaatttacagaatttgaaattaaatttatcgatGGTATACAATTGAGATACAAAGAATATGATAGCAAAGTTTATACGACAACACCACTAATTCATCGTGCTGTTACAAGCTGGATAATTGAGGGATTAAAACCAGCTACTACATATCAAATTGGTATATCAATTATTCCTTTTCCTGGTCAAACAACTGAACTTTACAGTGAAAAAACG atTCAAATTACGACATCTATTGAGCCTGATCCTTATTCTTTTGACGTtaaagttgaaataaaaatgattaaatcaCAGGAAATTGAATTATCATGGAGTGGAGTACCATATCCCGAAGATAAATATGTTAACATATACCGTGCAATTTATCAAAGTGATAGTGGAAAGGGTGATACTAGTACTTTTAAAATAGCTAAAAGAGATTCTCCAGCTAAAACTATAATAAGTGATTTAAAGCCTGGAACAAGATATAGATTGTGGCTTGAAATTTACTTAACTAAtggaaaaataaagaaaagtaaTGTTCAAGATTTTATAACTAAGCCAGGTATTGATTTATTACATACCGCAAGCACTggtaatatttatcaatcgGGTAAATACGGTATCACTGCCTCAGCAGCAGCTGTATCAATTCCATCATCacaccaagaaaataataataataataatcacaatagtaaaattattaataacaatctTAACAacattaatgataataataataataataataataattattacggGCCTCTAGTCATTGTTGCTATTGTTGCTTCTCTTGCTATACTCTCAACATTGATATTACTTATGATGCTTATGAAGAGAAGATCAAGTAATAAAGCTGAAATTTCGTCTTCTCGTAAAACAACTGCATCTGCAGCATATGATAATCCATCCTACAAAGTAGAAATACAACAGGAAACTATGG atttgtaa